A genomic region of Populus nigra chromosome 11, ddPopNigr1.1, whole genome shotgun sequence contains the following coding sequences:
- the LOC133668287 gene encoding MDIS1-interacting receptor like kinase 2-like isoform X2 — protein sequence MTSLLHKPYFSILPHVLIFLLLHMFYSSSFFVLADHTSSKTSIFGTATSAADSKVAGGHIKEAEALLKWKASLDNQSQSLLSSWVGTSPCIDWIGITCDGSGSVANLTFPHFGLRGTLYDFNFSSFPNLSVLDLSNNSIHGTLPSHIGNLSKITQLGLCYNDLTGSIPSEIGSLKSITDLVLCRNLFSGSIPHEIGKLTSLSRLSLATNNLTGSIPSSIGNLKNLSILFLWGNNLSGHIPSEIGQLKSLVSLSLANNKLNGPLPLELNNLTQLKQLQVSDNEFTGHLPQEVCHGGALENLTAANNYFSGSIPESLKNCTSLHRLRLDGNQLTGNISKDFGIYPHLDYVDLSYNNFYGELSLKWGDYRSITSLKISNNNVSGEIPAELGKATELQLIDLSSNHLEGTIPKELGRLKLLYNLTLSNNHLSGAIPSDIKMLSSLKILDLASNNLSGSIPKQLGECSNLLLLNLSNNKFTNSIPQEIGFLRSLQDLDLSCNFLAQEIPGQLGQLQMLETLNVSHNMLSGLIPRTFKDLLSLTVVDISSNKLQGPIPDIKAFHNASFEALRDNMGICGNASGLKPCNLPKSSITVKRNKLVILIVLPLLGSLLLVLVMIGALFILRQRARKRKAEPGNIEQDRNLFTILGHDGKLLYENIIAATEEFNSNYCIGEGGYGIVYKAVMSEEQVVAVKKLHRSQTDKLSDFKAFETEVRVLANIRHRNIVKLYGFCSHAKHSFLVYEFIERGSLRKIITSEEQAIELDWMKRLNVVKGMAGALSYLHHSCSPPIIHRDITSNNVLLDLEYEAHVSDFGTARMLMPDSSNWTSFAELAYTMKVTEKCDVYSFGVVTMEVMMGRHPGDLISTISSQASSASSSKPPISQQTLLKDVLDQRISLPKKGAAEGVVHIMKIALACLHPNPQSRPTMGRISSELATKWPSLPKEFDTISLEDLFSHTVSVVD from the exons ATGACGTCCTTACTGCACAAACCATACTTCTCAATCCTTCCCCACGTCCTGATCTTCTTGCTCCTTCACATGTTCtactcctcttctttctttgttcttgCTGATCACACTTCCTCTAAAACTTCGATATTTGGTACGGCTACTAGTGCTGCCGATTCCAAAGTTGCTGGAGGTCATATTAAAGAAGCTGAGGCTCTTCTCAAATGGAAAGCAAGTCTTGACAACCAAAGCCaatctctcctttcttcttGGGTCGGCACCAGCCCTTGCATTGATTGGATTGGAATCACTTGCGACGGTTCTGGAAGTGTCGCCAATCTGACCTTCCCGCACTTTGGTTTGAGAGGTACGCTTTATGATTTCAACTTCTCATCCTTCCCCAATCTTTCCGTTCTTGACCTTTCGAACAATTCAATTCATGGAACCTTACCATCACATATCGGTAATCTATCCAAGATTACTCAGTTGGGCTTATGTTATAATGATCTCACGGGAAGTATCCCATCTGAGATAGGCTCCCTGAAAAGTATCACTGATTTAGTTCTATGTAGAAATCTTTTTAGTGGCTCCATTCCACATGAAATTGGAAAGTTGACGTCTCTTTCCCGTCTCTCATTAGCTACAAATAATCTCACTGGTTCGATTCCTTCCTCTAtaggaaatttgaaaaaccTATCCATTCTCTTTCTTTGGGGTAACAATCTCTCTGGTCACATTCCTTCAGAAATAGGACAACTTAAATCTCTGGTGTCATTGAGCTTGGCTAATAACAAACTTAATGGCCCATTGCCCCTAGAGCTGAACAATCTCACCCAATTGAAGCAATTGCAAGTGTCTGACAACGAATTCACGGGTCATTTGCCGCAAGAGGTATGCCATGGAGGAGCATTGGAAAATCTTACCGCTGCCAACAACTATTTCTCAGGTTCCATCCCGGAAAGCTTGAAAAACTGTACCAGTTTACACCGACTAAGACTTGATGGAAATCAATTGACAGGAAATATTTCTAAGGATTTTGGCATCTATCCACATTTGGATTATGTTGATTTGagttacaataatttttatggCGAGCTTTCTTTGAAATGGGGAGATTATCGTAGCATAACGAGCTTGAAAATCTCAAACAATAATGTTTCTGGGGAGATACCAGCTGAGCTCGGAAAGGCTACTGAATTACAATTGATTGATCTGTCCTCAAATCACTTAGAAGGAACCATCCCAAAAGAATTAGGGCGGTTGAAGCTGTTGTACAACCTTACTCTTAGCAACAACCATCTTTCAGGTGCCATTCCCTCAGACATCAAGATGCTTTCTTCCCTCAAAATCCTTGATTTAGCATCTAATAATCTAAGTGGATCGATTCCAAAACAACTTGGGGAGTGCTCAAATTTATTGTTGCTGAACCTCagtaataataaatttacaaataGCATTCCACAGGAGATAGGCTTTCTGCGTTCTCTTCAAGATCTTGATCTTAGTTGCAATTTCTTAGCTCAAGAGATACCGGGGCAACTTGGGCAACTGCAAATGTTGGAAACTCTGAATGTCTCTCACAACATGCTTTCTGGATTGATTCCGCGCACTTTCAAAGATCTATTAAGCTTGACAGTTGTGGATATATCATCCAATAAGCTACAAGGCCCCATTCCCGATATCAAAGCCTTCCACAACGCTTCATTTGAGGCATTAAGGGATAATATGGGTATATGTGGCAACGCCAGTGGTCTAAAGCCATGCAATCTTCCAAAAAGCAGCATAACTGTTAAGAGAAACAAACTTGTTATTTTGATTGTACTTCCTCTTTTAGGAAGCTTACTCTTAGTGCTTGTTATGATTGGAGCTTTATTCATTCTCCGCCAAAGAGCTAGGAAGAGAAAAGCTGAGCCGGGGAATATTGAACAAGATCGAAACTTATTCACGATATTGGGCCATGATGGGAAGTTATTGTATGAGAATATCATTGCAGCTACCGAGGAATTCAATTCCAACTACTGCATTGGCGAAGGAGGATATGGAATTGTTTATAAAGCAGTAATGTCAGAAGAACAGGTGGTTGCTGTGAAGAAACTTCACCGGTCACAAACAGACAAGTTGTCAGATTTTAAAGCTTTTGAAACGGAAGTTCGTGTTTTGGCAAATATTCGACATCGAAATATTGTGAAGCTGTATGGATTTTGCTCACATGCAAAGCACTCTTTTTTGGTTTATGAGTTCATAGAAAGAGGAAGCTTGAGAAAGATTATAACCAGTGAGGAACAAGCAATTGAGCTGGATTGGATGAAAAGGCTAAATGTTGTGAAAGGGATGGCTGGAGCTTTATCATATCTTCACCATTCTTGCTCTCCTCCGATCATTCATCGAGACATTACCAGCAATAATGTCCTTCTGGATTTGGAATATGAGGCACACGTCTCTGACTTCGGCACAGCTAGAATGTTGATGCCTGACTCATCCAATTGGACCTCATTTGCAG AGCTAGCTTACACGATGAAAGTGACTGAAAAATGTGATGTCTATAGCTTCGGAGTGGTAACAATGGAAGTGATGATGGGAAGGCACCCAGGCGATCTCATCTCCACAATCTCATCACAAGCATCTTCCGCATCATCTTCGAAGCCACCGATCTCTCAACAGACATTGTTGAAGGATGTGCTTGACCAACGCATCTCGCTTCCTAAAAAAGGAGCAGCAGAGGGTGTTGTCCATATCATGAAGATAGCACTTGCATGCTTGCATCCCAATCCGCAATCCCGACCTACAATGGGAAGAATTTCTTCGGAGCTTGCAACTAAGTGGCCTTCTCTGCCAAAGGAATTTGACACAATAAGTTTGGAAGATCTGTTCTCACATACAGTTAGTGTGGTCGACTGA
- the LOC133668287 gene encoding MDIS1-interacting receptor like kinase 2-like isoform X1: protein MTSLLHKPYFSILPHVLIFLLLHMFYSSSFFVLADHTSSKTSIFGTATSAADSKVAGGHIKEAEALLKWKASLDNQSQSLLSSWVGTSPCIDWIGITCDGSGSVANLTFPHFGLRGTLYDFNFSSFPNLSVLDLSNNSIHGTLPSHIGNLSKITQLGLCYNDLTGSIPSEIGSLKSITDLVLCRNLFSGSIPHEIGKLTSLSRLSLATNNLTGSIPSSIGNLKNLSILFLWGNNLSGHIPSEIGQLKSLVSLSLANNKLNGPLPLELNNLTQLKQLQVSDNEFTGHLPQEVCHGGALENLTAANNYFSGSIPESLKNCTSLHRLRLDGNQLTGNISKDFGIYPHLDYVDLSYNNFYGELSLKWGDYRSITSLKISNNNVSGEIPAELGKATELQLIDLSSNHLEGTIPKELGRLKLLYNLTLSNNHLSGAIPSDIKMLSSLKILDLASNNLSGSIPKQLGECSNLLLLNLSNNKFTNSIPQEIGFLRSLQDLDLSCNFLAQEIPGQLGQLQMLETLNVSHNMLSGLIPRTFKDLLSLTVVDISSNKLQGPIPDIKAFHNASFEALRDNMGICGNASGLKPCNLPKSSITVKRNKLVILIVLPLLGSLLLVLVMIGALFILRQRARKRKAEPGNIEQDRNLFTILGHDGKLLYENIIAATEEFNSNYCIGEGGYGIVYKAVMSEEQVVAVKKLHRSQTDKLSDFKAFETEVRVLANIRHRNIVKLYGFCSHAKHSFLVYEFIERGSLRKIITSEEQAIELDWMKRLNVVKGMAGALSYLHHSCSPPIIHRDITSNNVLLDLEYEAHVSDFGTARMLMPDSSNWTSFAGTFGYTAPELAYTMKVTEKCDVYSFGVVTMEVMMGRHPGDLISTISSQASSASSSKPPISQQTLLKDVLDQRISLPKKGAAEGVVHIMKIALACLHPNPQSRPTMGRISSELATKWPSLPKEFDTISLEDLFSHTVSVVD from the exons ATGACGTCCTTACTGCACAAACCATACTTCTCAATCCTTCCCCACGTCCTGATCTTCTTGCTCCTTCACATGTTCtactcctcttctttctttgttcttgCTGATCACACTTCCTCTAAAACTTCGATATTTGGTACGGCTACTAGTGCTGCCGATTCCAAAGTTGCTGGAGGTCATATTAAAGAAGCTGAGGCTCTTCTCAAATGGAAAGCAAGTCTTGACAACCAAAGCCaatctctcctttcttcttGGGTCGGCACCAGCCCTTGCATTGATTGGATTGGAATCACTTGCGACGGTTCTGGAAGTGTCGCCAATCTGACCTTCCCGCACTTTGGTTTGAGAGGTACGCTTTATGATTTCAACTTCTCATCCTTCCCCAATCTTTCCGTTCTTGACCTTTCGAACAATTCAATTCATGGAACCTTACCATCACATATCGGTAATCTATCCAAGATTACTCAGTTGGGCTTATGTTATAATGATCTCACGGGAAGTATCCCATCTGAGATAGGCTCCCTGAAAAGTATCACTGATTTAGTTCTATGTAGAAATCTTTTTAGTGGCTCCATTCCACATGAAATTGGAAAGTTGACGTCTCTTTCCCGTCTCTCATTAGCTACAAATAATCTCACTGGTTCGATTCCTTCCTCTAtaggaaatttgaaaaaccTATCCATTCTCTTTCTTTGGGGTAACAATCTCTCTGGTCACATTCCTTCAGAAATAGGACAACTTAAATCTCTGGTGTCATTGAGCTTGGCTAATAACAAACTTAATGGCCCATTGCCCCTAGAGCTGAACAATCTCACCCAATTGAAGCAATTGCAAGTGTCTGACAACGAATTCACGGGTCATTTGCCGCAAGAGGTATGCCATGGAGGAGCATTGGAAAATCTTACCGCTGCCAACAACTATTTCTCAGGTTCCATCCCGGAAAGCTTGAAAAACTGTACCAGTTTACACCGACTAAGACTTGATGGAAATCAATTGACAGGAAATATTTCTAAGGATTTTGGCATCTATCCACATTTGGATTATGTTGATTTGagttacaataatttttatggCGAGCTTTCTTTGAAATGGGGAGATTATCGTAGCATAACGAGCTTGAAAATCTCAAACAATAATGTTTCTGGGGAGATACCAGCTGAGCTCGGAAAGGCTACTGAATTACAATTGATTGATCTGTCCTCAAATCACTTAGAAGGAACCATCCCAAAAGAATTAGGGCGGTTGAAGCTGTTGTACAACCTTACTCTTAGCAACAACCATCTTTCAGGTGCCATTCCCTCAGACATCAAGATGCTTTCTTCCCTCAAAATCCTTGATTTAGCATCTAATAATCTAAGTGGATCGATTCCAAAACAACTTGGGGAGTGCTCAAATTTATTGTTGCTGAACCTCagtaataataaatttacaaataGCATTCCACAGGAGATAGGCTTTCTGCGTTCTCTTCAAGATCTTGATCTTAGTTGCAATTTCTTAGCTCAAGAGATACCGGGGCAACTTGGGCAACTGCAAATGTTGGAAACTCTGAATGTCTCTCACAACATGCTTTCTGGATTGATTCCGCGCACTTTCAAAGATCTATTAAGCTTGACAGTTGTGGATATATCATCCAATAAGCTACAAGGCCCCATTCCCGATATCAAAGCCTTCCACAACGCTTCATTTGAGGCATTAAGGGATAATATGGGTATATGTGGCAACGCCAGTGGTCTAAAGCCATGCAATCTTCCAAAAAGCAGCATAACTGTTAAGAGAAACAAACTTGTTATTTTGATTGTACTTCCTCTTTTAGGAAGCTTACTCTTAGTGCTTGTTATGATTGGAGCTTTATTCATTCTCCGCCAAAGAGCTAGGAAGAGAAAAGCTGAGCCGGGGAATATTGAACAAGATCGAAACTTATTCACGATATTGGGCCATGATGGGAAGTTATTGTATGAGAATATCATTGCAGCTACCGAGGAATTCAATTCCAACTACTGCATTGGCGAAGGAGGATATGGAATTGTTTATAAAGCAGTAATGTCAGAAGAACAGGTGGTTGCTGTGAAGAAACTTCACCGGTCACAAACAGACAAGTTGTCAGATTTTAAAGCTTTTGAAACGGAAGTTCGTGTTTTGGCAAATATTCGACATCGAAATATTGTGAAGCTGTATGGATTTTGCTCACATGCAAAGCACTCTTTTTTGGTTTATGAGTTCATAGAAAGAGGAAGCTTGAGAAAGATTATAACCAGTGAGGAACAAGCAATTGAGCTGGATTGGATGAAAAGGCTAAATGTTGTGAAAGGGATGGCTGGAGCTTTATCATATCTTCACCATTCTTGCTCTCCTCCGATCATTCATCGAGACATTACCAGCAATAATGTCCTTCTGGATTTGGAATATGAGGCACACGTCTCTGACTTCGGCACAGCTAGAATGTTGATGCCTGACTCATCCAATTGGACCTCATTTGCAGGTACTTTTGGATATACTGCTCCAG AGCTAGCTTACACGATGAAAGTGACTGAAAAATGTGATGTCTATAGCTTCGGAGTGGTAACAATGGAAGTGATGATGGGAAGGCACCCAGGCGATCTCATCTCCACAATCTCATCACAAGCATCTTCCGCATCATCTTCGAAGCCACCGATCTCTCAACAGACATTGTTGAAGGATGTGCTTGACCAACGCATCTCGCTTCCTAAAAAAGGAGCAGCAGAGGGTGTTGTCCATATCATGAAGATAGCACTTGCATGCTTGCATCCCAATCCGCAATCCCGACCTACAATGGGAAGAATTTCTTCGGAGCTTGCAACTAAGTGGCCTTCTCTGCCAAAGGAATTTGACACAATAAGTTTGGAAGATCTGTTCTCACATACAGTTAGTGTGGTCGACTGA